Proteins co-encoded in one Pelodiscus sinensis isolate JC-2024 chromosome 7, ASM4963464v1, whole genome shotgun sequence genomic window:
- the HNRNPA3 gene encoding heterogeneous nuclear ribonucleoprotein A3 isoform X4, which yields MSSMKEERDIEDYKRKGRRSSQGHDPKEPEQLRKLFIGGLSFETTDDSLREHFEKWGTLTDCVVMRDPQTKRSRGFGFVTYSCVEEVDAAMSARPHKVDGRVVEPKRAVSREDSVKPGAHLTVKKIFVGGIKEDTEEYNLRDYFEKYGKIETIEVMEDRQSGKKRGFAFVTFDDHDTVDKIVVQKYHTINGHNCEVKKALSKQEMQTASSQRGRGGGSGNFMGRGSFGGGGGGSGGGGGGGNFSRGGSFGGRGGYGGSGGGSRGSFGSGDGYNGFGDGGNYGGGPGYSSRGGYGGGGGGPGYGNPGGGYGGGGGGGGGGGGGYDGYNEGGNFGGGNYGGSGNYNDFGNYSGQQQSNYGPMKGGGSFGGRSSGSPYGGGYGSGGGSGGYGGRRF from the exons gGCCATGACCCGAAGGAGCCAGAACAGTTGAGAAAACTGTTCATTGGAGGCCTGAGCTTTGAAACAACAGATGATAGCTTAAgagaacattttgaaaaatgggGCACGCTCACAGACTGTGTG GTGATGCGAGACCCACAAACAAAACGTTCCAGGGGTTTTGGCTTTGTGACCTACTCTTGTGTAGAAGAGGTAGATGCAGCAATGAGTGCTCGACCACATAAGGTTGATGGGCGTGTGGTTGAACCCAAGAGAGCAGTTTCTAGAGAA GATTCTGTAAAGCCTGGAGCACACTTAACAGTAAAGAAAATATTTGTTGGTGGAATTAAAGAAGATACAGAAGAGTATAATTTAAGAGACTACTTTGAAAAATATGGCAAGATTGAAACCATAGAAGTCATGGAAGATAGGCAGAGTGGAAAGAAAAGAGGATTTGCTTTTGTAACTTTTGACGATCATGATACAGTTGATAAAATTGTCG TTCAGAAATATCATACTATAAATGGCCATAATTGTGAAGTGAAAAAAGCACTTTCTAAGCAAGAAATGCAGACTGCTAGTTCACAGAGAG GTCGTGGAGGCGGCTCAGGCAACTTCATGGGTCGTGGAAgctttggaggaggaggaggaggtagtggtggtggtggtggtggaggaaaCTTCAGCCGAGGAGGAAGCTTTGGTGGCAGAG GAGGCTATGGCGGTAGCGGTGGTGGAAGCAGAGGAAGCTTTGGGAGTGGTGATGGATATAATGGATTTGGCGATG gtgGAAACTATGGAGGTGGCCCTGGTTACAGTAGTAGAGGGGgttatggtggtggtggtggaggaccAGGATACGGAAACCCAGGTGGTGGATAtggcggtggcggcggcggcggtggtggtggtggtggaggataTGATGGCTACAACGAAGGAGGAAATTTTGGTGGCG GTAATTATGGTGGCAGTGGAAACTATAATGATTTTGGCAACTACAGTGGACAACAGCAGTCGAACTATGGACCCATGAAAGGAGGTGGCAGTTTTGGTGGCAGAAGCTCAGGCAGTCCCTATGGTG GTGGTTATGGATCTGGAGGTGGAAGTGGTGGCTATGGTGGCCGAAGATTCTAA
- the HNRNPA3 gene encoding heterogeneous nuclear ribonucleoprotein A3 isoform X3, giving the protein MLKGATELAHPSKMSSMKEERDIEDYKRKGRRSSQGHDPKEPEQLRKLFIGGLSFETTDDSLREHFEKWGTLTDCVVMRDPQTKRSRGFGFVTYSCVEEVDAAMSARPHKVDGRVVEPKRAVSREDSVKPGAHLTVKKIFVGGIKEDTEEYNLRDYFEKYGKIETIEVMEDRQSGKKRGFAFVTFDDHDTVDKIVVQKYHTINGHNCEVKKALSKQEMQTASSQRGRGGGSGNFMGRGSFGGGGGGSGGGGGGGNFSRGGSFGGRGGYGGSGGGSRGSFGSGDGYNGFGDGGNYGGGPGYSSRGGYGGGGGGPGYGNPGGGYGGGGGGGGGGGGGYDGYNEGGNFGGGNYGGSGNYNDFGNYSGQQQSNYGPMKGGGSFGGRSSGSPYGGGYGSGGGSGGYGGRRF; this is encoded by the exons gGCCATGACCCGAAGGAGCCAGAACAGTTGAGAAAACTGTTCATTGGAGGCCTGAGCTTTGAAACAACAGATGATAGCTTAAgagaacattttgaaaaatgggGCACGCTCACAGACTGTGTG GTGATGCGAGACCCACAAACAAAACGTTCCAGGGGTTTTGGCTTTGTGACCTACTCTTGTGTAGAAGAGGTAGATGCAGCAATGAGTGCTCGACCACATAAGGTTGATGGGCGTGTGGTTGAACCCAAGAGAGCAGTTTCTAGAGAA GATTCTGTAAAGCCTGGAGCACACTTAACAGTAAAGAAAATATTTGTTGGTGGAATTAAAGAAGATACAGAAGAGTATAATTTAAGAGACTACTTTGAAAAATATGGCAAGATTGAAACCATAGAAGTCATGGAAGATAGGCAGAGTGGAAAGAAAAGAGGATTTGCTTTTGTAACTTTTGACGATCATGATACAGTTGATAAAATTGTCG TTCAGAAATATCATACTATAAATGGCCATAATTGTGAAGTGAAAAAAGCACTTTCTAAGCAAGAAATGCAGACTGCTAGTTCACAGAGAG GTCGTGGAGGCGGCTCAGGCAACTTCATGGGTCGTGGAAgctttggaggaggaggaggaggtagtggtggtggtggtggtggaggaaaCTTCAGCCGAGGAGGAAGCTTTGGTGGCAGAG GAGGCTATGGCGGTAGCGGTGGTGGAAGCAGAGGAAGCTTTGGGAGTGGTGATGGATATAATGGATTTGGCGATG gtgGAAACTATGGAGGTGGCCCTGGTTACAGTAGTAGAGGGGgttatggtggtggtggtggaggaccAGGATACGGAAACCCAGGTGGTGGATAtggcggtggcggcggcggcggtggtggtggtggtggaggataTGATGGCTACAACGAAGGAGGAAATTTTGGTGGCG GTAATTATGGTGGCAGTGGAAACTATAATGATTTTGGCAACTACAGTGGACAACAGCAGTCGAACTATGGACCCATGAAAGGAGGTGGCAGTTTTGGTGGCAGAAGCTCAGGCAGTCCCTATGGTG GTGGTTATGGATCTGGAGGTGGAAGTGGTGGCTATGGTGGCCGAAGATTCTAA